The window TTAATATTCACTTCTACATGTTAGTCTTTTACACATATTCAAGCATCAACAAGTGAGAATAATCTTAAATTgttgttataattaaatttacaataacCGATCATTAGGTTAAACTAGCACTAGGCCGattcttttatgatttaacataactcattcaaatattcaattaatGTTTGTTATGTGACAaagtctttttttatattattgtgtGGTTAAAGACACAATCTACGaaagtaaatgaaatttaagttGAACTCAAATATTAGATTTGAATAAACAGAAGATGATGTGAGTTTACGAGAATAGTCGACATGTGATAACATGTTAAAACGAGTGGACATGAATGTAGGTAATGACATGTGAAAGACTTTTAATTTGCTTCAAAATTGAGCAATGCAAGAGTTAGGCTGATGTCGATCTCTTGAGGTTTCATGGCAATGCAAGAGAATAATGGGAAATGTATTTATGTGAAAGATAATGATCAATgaagagggaaaaagaaaaaggcttCATTTGCTCGACAAAAATTATGTATGGATTCCTATTTTCACTTTCCTTACACGTGTCAATTTCTTGTGGCTTTAGTTTggtaaacaataattataaaagcttatttatttctttaattaaaaatagacaaaaagagaaataaaatcacttgttttcaagttgttttttataacaccattttaaaaaaaaaaagcaatttctcttatatattaattatttgataataaagATTGGTTTGCTTTTCAATTAAAGTATTGtctaaattgatttgaaaaagtCATCTTATCCTAAATTATTGAGAATATAGAGAGTGAGATATCTCCATAGTTATTGGTTTATAAGAAAAACCCACCATTATTGTCTAAATTGATCTTTTTAATATGCTTTgttcatataaatttttcttctccctgtttagattatatttattaaaaaattaagagattaTATCGTCTAAATACATTAGAATTTAAGGCTAATTTTTAGAGTGATAAAGTATTGAGTATAGATCAATTGACAGAAAATTTGTACCACTGATTTTTAGGTTAggggtttgattttttctgCACAATAttgtatttgatattaaattaaatttatttttacctatcaactttttttggttaaattagtGATTTAAGATATTGTCAGAGCTGGTGATCCTGAAAGGTTCGATTTTAAAATCTTTGCAACGTTATTTCCTCTTTCCatttaatattgtaaaaaaaagtttagaaaagtgagagagagagatagaaaaAGGTGATGTTGATGTCTCTATCTATGACCAACCCTTTTGCTTTCTCAAAAATGGATTGCAACTTGgatgaataataatgaagataAATTTCTTCCTTAAACTCTTAGAAATTGACCAATTTTACAATAGTCATGACATTGATGGTTGAGCTAGAAAAGTATAATATTAGACTTTGCATTCCTTgtaattcaatattttcaaattctctcCATAACTTTTGGTTCTACGTTCATGGTTTcgtgaaagaaaataaatggtttAATAATGAACTTCCAAAGAGAATTACTTGAAGCCATCAAAATCCTACATTGCCCTAATCTTCAAGTTATCATATATCAACATTttccaaactttaaaaaactatGTGAACTTTTACACTTTTGtcctaaaatttttatatttgatctttaacctttcaattttgtatttaatataaatataatgacTTATTTGAATCTTATATATCTTCGATTCCTCTTCGAAttcgatttttttaaagttgaagaatATATAGATGTAAtagacacaaaattaaaagtttagagttgTTATTAGacataaaagttatttttaattaactttgtaTCTATAATCTATCGGTTAATCTTTATGAGTTttgaatataacaaatttaaaagtttagaaatccattattatatatacatttctAATGCTTATTCACAAACTTCATAATGATCTGAAAGCTATATATTAAGTTGACATTTTAGTTTAAACCAATCAACACACATGAACACTGAGCAATAAGCCAAGGGCTAGAACATTATAGCCTCATATTATAAGACATGATAAAAAGAGAAGTAGAGATATACACATCAAGGGGAAATGATACTCATATTTCccaatctatatatataaaatataagagagaaaatatgCAAACTTTTTAAACACAAAGCAATATATGCTTTAGTCTACTTATATATAACTggaaaaatatacatatatattttttccaaacTATATATAGACAACCctaatgatatatattgaaccaaaataatgaaatatttcaGGTTCAAATAtcatccatatatatatatagatattgttcttttttttaaatatgatttaattttattcagcATTGAGAAGTTGCATAGACCAGAGATCCTCCATGCTCCAATAGTTATCATTGGAATTATCAGTTGGGGGCAAAGGCACTGAGAAAGCATCAATGTTTTGAGAGTATGTTGGTGGAGAATAGGTTTCCATTGGATCCATTGTGTATGAAACTTGGCAGCTACTTGAACTTGCAGCTTGTTCATTATTCATaatttgatgatgatggtgatgatgatgatcttgagatgataataatatatttgtgcTGCTTTGTGGAGTGTGGAAGCCATGTGCTTGCTTTATGTGCTTTTGAATTCTCGTCCTCCAGTAGTTCTTTATCTCATTATCAGTCCTTCCTGGAAGTTGTTTCGCTATTTTCGACCACCTATATGAATATATTCAAAacgtaattaattaaacatacatTCAAAAGATGGAGAAATCTCTTGCAATCTTTGTAAGATTCAACTTGATCAGAAAAAGTGTGTTAAATTACTATTGcacattataattattataaaatccGACATGTTCACTTACTAACTTTTTAGATAGAAACTTcatgtttattatttcatatagTATAAAAGCACTATCCAACAAGTTCTAACAAACATTTCattccaataaaaaaatgtaattattcaTCTCACTATGAATTGGTAAGGGATCATAACATCAAATACTGAAGTAGAAATTGATAATGCAAGTCTATGTAAGCTAATACATGAGCATGCATGCCTAGTTAGCAACTAACTTTAAGATCAACATGTTCGAGATCG of the Cucumis sativus cultivar 9930 chromosome 3, Cucumber_9930_V3, whole genome shotgun sequence genome contains:
- the LOC101214963 gene encoding myb-related protein 305; translation: MDKRACNNNNNSPQDVEVRKGPWTMEEDLILINYIANHGEGVWNSLAKSAGLKRTGKSCRLRWLNYLRPDVRRGNITPDEQLLIMELHAKWGNKWSKIAKQLPGRTDNEIKNYWRTRIQKHIKQAHGFHTPQSSTNILLSSQDHHHHHHHQIMNNEQAASSSSCQVSYTMDPMETYSPPTYSQNIDAFSVPLPPTDNSNDNYWSMEDLWSMQLLNAE